DNA from Candidatus Caccoplasma merdavium:
GGAAAAGCCATCATCGCCTTGTGCGGAGATGACTTTGCGGGATTTACCTATATCGAGTCGTGGGGCAACAAGCAATATGTGGCCACCTCGGGACTCATCGTTCACCCCAAATATCGCGGGCTCGGCTTGGCCAAGCGCATCAAGCAGGCTTCTTTCCAGTTGGCCCGTTTGCGATGGCCGTGGGCAAAAATATTCTCGCTCACCAGCGGTGCCGCCGTCATGAAGATGAATACCGAGTTGGGCTATGTGCCCGTCACCTTCAACGAGCTCACCGACGACGAAGCCTTCTGGCGCGGTTGCGAAGGGTGCATCAACCACGACATTCTCGTGGCGAAAAACCGCAAATTCTGCATCTGCACCGCCATGCTTTATGACCCCAAGGCCCATCAGGAGAAAGAACATCATCATCACCACGAAGAATAAATAAAAATCGAAATATGGAAAAGAAAAAGAAAGTTGTCGTCGCTTTCAGCGGCGGATTGGACACCTCGTTTACCGTCATGTATCTGGCCAAGGAAAAAGGCTATGAAGTATATGCCGCTTGTGCCAACACCGGAGGTTTCAGTGCCGAGCAATTGAAGCAAAACGAAGAAAACGCCTATAAGCTGGGCGCCGTCAAATATGTCACTCTCGATGTCACGCAGGAGTATTACGAGAAGAGCCTTAAATACATGGTCTTCGGAAACGTGCTGCGCAACGGCACCTATCCCATCTCGGTAAGTTCGGAGCGCATCTTCCAGGCACTGGCCATCGCCCGTTACGCCAAGGAAATCGGCGCCGACGCCATTGCACACGGTTCGACCGGAGCCGGTAACGACCAGATACGTTTCGACATGACATTCCTTGTGCTCACGCCCGGTGTCGAAATCATCACCCTCACGCGCGACATGGCCCTTACCCGCCAGTATGAAATCGACTACCTCAACCAGCACGGTTTTGCGGCCGACTGGACCAAACTCAAATACTCCTACAACGTAGGTCTGTGGGGCACCTCGATTTGCGGCGGCGAGATACTCGACTCGAAACAGGGATTGCCCGAGAGCGCCTACCTCAAACAAGTCACCAAGACCGGCAGCGAAGAGTTGCGTCTCGAATTCAAGAACGGTGAGCTTTGCGGCGTCAACGGCGAGACCTATGACGACCCCATAAAGGCCATTCAGAAAGTCGAGGAAATCGGCTCGGCCTACGGTATCGGCCGCGACATGCATGTGGGCGACACCATCATCGGCATCAAGGGCCGTGTGGGCTTCGAGGCTGCCGCGCCCATGCTCATCAT
Protein-coding regions in this window:
- a CDS encoding GNAT family N-acetyltransferase; translation: MESQDIEVMVADASHEVYVDTILDTIREAAKVRGTGIAERTHEYVAQKMKEGKAIIALCGDDFAGFTYIESWGNKQYVATSGLIVHPKYRGLGLAKRIKQASFQLARLRWPWAKIFSLTSGAAVMKMNTELGYVPVTFNELTDDEAFWRGCEGCINHDILVAKNRKFCICTAMLYDPKAHQEKEHHHHHEE
- a CDS encoding argininosuccinate synthase, whose amino-acid sequence is MEKKKKVVVAFSGGLDTSFTVMYLAKEKGYEVYAACANTGGFSAEQLKQNEENAYKLGAVKYVTLDVTQEYYEKSLKYMVFGNVLRNGTYPISVSSERIFQALAIARYAKEIGADAIAHGSTGAGNDQIRFDMTFLVLTPGVEIITLTRDMALTRQYEIDYLNQHGFAADWTKLKYSYNVGLWGTSICGGEILDSKQGLPESAYLKQVTKTGSEELRLEFKNGELCGVNGETYDDPIKAIQKVEEIGSAYGIGRDMHVGDTIIGIKGRVGFEAAAPMLIIGAHRFLEKYTLSKWQQYWKDQVANWYGMFLHESQYLEPVMRDIEAMLQSSQRNVNGTVILELRPLSFSTVGVDSKDDLVKTKFGEYGEMQKGWTAEDAKGFIKVTSTPLRVYYANHKDEEL